A genomic region of Saccopteryx bilineata isolate mSacBil1 chromosome 1, mSacBil1_pri_phased_curated, whole genome shotgun sequence contains the following coding sequences:
- the CXCR5 gene encoding C-X-C chemokine receptor type 5 isoform X1 codes for MNYPLTLDMDFTNYNLEDLELGNYSDSTETSPVENHICSTVEGPVLTSFKAVFMPMAYGLIFLLGMMGNILVLVILERHRQTRSSTETFLFHLAVADLLLVFILPFAVAEGSAGWVLGTVLCKTVIALHKINFYCSSLLLACIAVDRYLAIVHAVHAYRHRRLLSIHITCATIWLAGFFFALPEMLFAKVSQPHYNDSLPRCTFSQENQAETSAWFTSRFLYHFGGFLLPLLVMGWCYAGVVHRLCQAQRRPQRQKAVRVAILVTSVFFLCWSPYHIVIFLDTLARLKAVANSCELNSFLSMAIAISEFVGLAHCCLNPMLYTFAGVKFRSDLSRILTKLGCAGPASLCQFFPSWRKSSLSESENATSLTTF; via the exons ATGAACTACCCCTTAACCCTGGACATGGACTTCACAAACTACAACCTGGAGGACCTG GAATTAGGTAACTACAGTGACAGCACGGAGACCTCCCCAGTGGAAAATCACATCTGCTCCACAGTTGAGGGGCCCGTCCTGACCTCCTTCAAGGCCGTGTTCATGCCCATGGCGTATGGCCTCATCTTTCTCCTGGGTATGATGGGCAACATCCTGGTGTTGGTGATCCTGGAGCGGCACCGGCAGACGCGTAGCTCCACAGAGACCTTCCTGTTCCACCTGGCGGTGGCAGACCTCCTGCTCGTCTTCATCCTGCCCTTTGCTGTGGCCGAGGGCTCTGCGGGCTGGGTCCTGGGCACTGTCCTCTGCAAAACTGTGATTGCTCTGCACAAGATCAACTTCTACTGCAGCAGCCTACTCCTGGCGTGCATCGCTGTGGACCGCTACTTGGCCATCGTTCACGCTGTCCATGCCTACCGCCACCGCCGCCTCCTCTCCATCCACATCACCTGTGCAACCATCTGGCTGGCAGGCTTCTTCTTTGCCTTGCCAGAGATGCTCTTCGCGAAGGTCAGCCAACCCCATTACAATGACTCTCTGCCACGCTGCACCTTTTCCCAAGAGAACCAAGCTGAAACCAGTGCCTGGTTCACCTCCCGCTTCCTTTACCATTTTGGAGGATTTCTGCTGCCACTGCTAGTGATGGGCTGGTGCTATGCAGGGGTGGTGCATAGGCTGTGCCAGGCCCAGCGGCGCCCGCAGCGGCAGAAGGCAGTCAGGGTGGCCATCCTGGTGACGAGTGTCTTCTTTCTCTGTTGGTCACCCTACCACATCGTCATTTTCCTGGACACCCTGGCAAGGCTGAAGGCTGTGGCCAATAGCTGTGAGCTGAATAGCTTCCTCTCGATGGCCATCGCCATAAGCGAATTCGTAGGTCTGGCCCACTGCTGCCTGAACCCCATGCTCTACACGTTTGCTGGAGTAAAGTTCCGTAGTGACCTGTCACGGATTCTGACCAAGCTGGGCTGTGCTGGACCCGCTTCACTCTGCCAGTTCTTCCCTAGTTGGCGCAAGAGCAGTCTCTCTGAGTCAGAGAATGCCACCTCCCTCACCACCTTCTAG
- the CXCR5 gene encoding C-X-C chemokine receptor type 5 isoform X2 yields MPMAYGLIFLLGMMGNILVLVILERHRQTRSSTETFLFHLAVADLLLVFILPFAVAEGSAGWVLGTVLCKTVIALHKINFYCSSLLLACIAVDRYLAIVHAVHAYRHRRLLSIHITCATIWLAGFFFALPEMLFAKVSQPHYNDSLPRCTFSQENQAETSAWFTSRFLYHFGGFLLPLLVMGWCYAGVVHRLCQAQRRPQRQKAVRVAILVTSVFFLCWSPYHIVIFLDTLARLKAVANSCELNSFLSMAIAISEFVGLAHCCLNPMLYTFAGVKFRSDLSRILTKLGCAGPASLCQFFPSWRKSSLSESENATSLTTF; encoded by the coding sequence ATGCCCATGGCGTATGGCCTCATCTTTCTCCTGGGTATGATGGGCAACATCCTGGTGTTGGTGATCCTGGAGCGGCACCGGCAGACGCGTAGCTCCACAGAGACCTTCCTGTTCCACCTGGCGGTGGCAGACCTCCTGCTCGTCTTCATCCTGCCCTTTGCTGTGGCCGAGGGCTCTGCGGGCTGGGTCCTGGGCACTGTCCTCTGCAAAACTGTGATTGCTCTGCACAAGATCAACTTCTACTGCAGCAGCCTACTCCTGGCGTGCATCGCTGTGGACCGCTACTTGGCCATCGTTCACGCTGTCCATGCCTACCGCCACCGCCGCCTCCTCTCCATCCACATCACCTGTGCAACCATCTGGCTGGCAGGCTTCTTCTTTGCCTTGCCAGAGATGCTCTTCGCGAAGGTCAGCCAACCCCATTACAATGACTCTCTGCCACGCTGCACCTTTTCCCAAGAGAACCAAGCTGAAACCAGTGCCTGGTTCACCTCCCGCTTCCTTTACCATTTTGGAGGATTTCTGCTGCCACTGCTAGTGATGGGCTGGTGCTATGCAGGGGTGGTGCATAGGCTGTGCCAGGCCCAGCGGCGCCCGCAGCGGCAGAAGGCAGTCAGGGTGGCCATCCTGGTGACGAGTGTCTTCTTTCTCTGTTGGTCACCCTACCACATCGTCATTTTCCTGGACACCCTGGCAAGGCTGAAGGCTGTGGCCAATAGCTGTGAGCTGAATAGCTTCCTCTCGATGGCCATCGCCATAAGCGAATTCGTAGGTCTGGCCCACTGCTGCCTGAACCCCATGCTCTACACGTTTGCTGGAGTAAAGTTCCGTAGTGACCTGTCACGGATTCTGACCAAGCTGGGCTGTGCTGGACCCGCTTCACTCTGCCAGTTCTTCCCTAGTTGGCGCAAGAGCAGTCTCTCTGAGTCAGAGAATGCCACCTCCCTCACCACCTTCTAG